Genomic window (Sparus aurata chromosome 19, fSpaAur1.1, whole genome shotgun sequence):
GGCTCTTTGAACTCGTGCCAGAGTCTCCGGGGGATGACGTCAACCGGGACGTCGTGGGTGACGACTCTGCTGATGCTGGACAGGGTGGGCTGGACAGGACAGAAGGAGGACGTCACTCAGTCAGCTGTCTCAGAGCCTCAGAGGACTTCACACCGTGTAGAGTGTAAAATTAACTGTTTCTGTCTACTTTCAGGCAAGAATTAAATTTTAATTTTGTACATAATCTAAGTATAAAGTAagaaatctgtctgtctgttatgcTCAAAACTGTTTTACTGCACACAGGTTTGTTTCTGAGGACCAGAAGAAGATTAGTGTTGAATTTGGTTAAATTAGGACAAGCAGCACATTCAACATAAATAGATTCTGAATAAACAGCGAACACTGTTCTGTGCAGCAGCGGGGGCGTGGCTTCATGGCTCACATGTGACCCaatggggaagcagacgtaaacaaagcAGAGGTTAGCATAGTGCCACTAATAATGCTAAAAAAGCAGAAGTCAGGATGAGTAACAGTAGTACTAGAACAGtagcatgttagctaacgttagcttcaagGGCTgcaatgttttctgttgcttGTAGTCCACTTCAAAAAAGTACTGatgtaaattaaaaacatgtttgatattatcgGGCAGAATAAACAACACAGTCTGGCTCCATGTCACTCTTCAGTAGTTTGTAAGTTGTTGTCTACATCTCACCAGCTCAGCAGCGATGGTGAGACAGGGGCAGTGCTTCTTGGTCAGTTTAAGTTTGACAGCCTTTGCGTTCTGGACCGTCTTCAGCGCTCTGGACAGGTTCTCTGGAGTCACCTCGAGACAGATCTCATTGTCCTCAGAGGACACGCCCTCCATCTGGTACTCGTCGAAGAAGTTAGCCTGCAGGGAGGAAGGACACACCGAGGGTCACTGATGATACTGAGACATGCAGGTTAAAATACAGcctgtctccatcacatctttacacagacccctctccatcacgtctttacacagacccgtctccatcacgtctttacacagacctgtctctcCTCTTAGGGAAGGTAAACATGTACCTGAACTGCAGCTCTTACCTGTGACAGCTCACACCACATGCTGACTCCTCCGTTGGCCACTTTACCCGACAGGACGAAGAACAGGTTGTCTGGAGTCAGACGCAGGACGCAGATCTTCGTCAGCTTTGAGATGGTGGTGACGACTCCTggtgaggacgaggaggagagacagacgtAATAACTTCAGCATGTTTTAACTCAGCTGCAGATCTGATAAATCAGTGCTCTTTGATTTTACTTATGAATTGTTTTTACTGATAAACTTACTTAGAAAACAACTCGTGATTATGTTCATAATCTATTAATAATTTTTCATGATAAACCTGAGAATATAATTAAATATTGTCGCTACAGTTCCCCAGAGTTCAAAATCAagtttttgaacattttattttgttggacaaacagaaatttaaaaataaactgcatTTTAAATGGAAATTGATTAATTTCAAATAATTCAGCACATCCCCAACAAACATATCTAGCTTCTGTGATATCAGATAACTTTTGGTTGAATCTGCTTCAGTTTGAACTGGATTTTTTTGTTCCAAACTGCATTCATTTTCTGGACTATTTTGATCGTTTAAATTAACGTGAACGTCAGTGcagaaaatgtcacttttgcTCCAACTTAACGCAGATTTCGGGCCTCGCTGTGAGCCGAACTGaggacagaaataaaacaaacacaggcgGATTAAACGACTCATTTTGATGAAGTCTGACGTGATGTTTATTTCCCGGCAGAGAAACGTGAGTCTTCGTGCTGGAGTTTGGTGGAAGCTAACGTGTTAGCTAACGTGTTAGCAGCGTCAGTTTGTCGGTGTGAGAAGAAGCTGAACAGACTCACGGGTGAAATGGTTCAAACACGCGACGTCGATGATTTTCCCTCGAAACTTCATTTTGAGTTTTGACGCTAAATTTCACTGTAGAGTCCGTGAGGAGCACTTCCGGTCTGGTGTCCGGCGGGTGATTTGTTTGGTCCGTCCGTGAGGAAGGTCCGAAGGAAACATCAGCGTTCATCAATAAACTGTTCCATGGGACAGAAGATACAATCAAagaaacaaattattattaataatatgattgttattattgttatgatAATTATGCTTATcccattattgttattattgttattattattgttgttattgttgttgttattgttgttgttgtcgtcattaatgttgttttctcctttttgagTCTGTGaaatatttgataaaaaaacagcagccgATAAAAAAGTAAACATAATTTTTGAGTCTGtggtttttgttgcttttattttactttttattattcaaaactttcaactttttgttcaagcatttttttttaaagtaatttatttaatgttcagaactattttaaaaacagaataacaatTTAAGCTAATTtctccaacaacaaaaaaagcttgaagaaaaaacaaatggagGGAAATATAAAATTATTAATGTTTGGAAGCATTTGAATTTTGGGGATTTATAACTTctcataaaatatttttaaatgattaaaaatgacCCACATCACTTTTATTCAAGACATTATATTTTGTCTCTATtattgaagctgttattttccTTATAAATGTAGTATTTATTATATAGTCACAGATTTAAATGCACAGATTAAAAAACCTTATATTTGTGTCACAGTTTCAACATATTTCAGTAAACAAGGCCCATTAATAATCTAATTTATATCACATTGTTAAGCAGATTTACTCTCTATATTCAGGTGAAGACTCAGCATGTAGAGGCTGTGAGTGTAGCTGCAGTTATAATggtcctgtgtttgttgttaatCTCTGGATGACCTCTACTTTCAGGCAGTTACAAATAAAGGCTTGATTATTTCTCAccacattaaaatgttcctTCTAATCTgtgaaacaacagaacagcagcTGTAAGCTTCTTAAGGGTCTGAGGGTTTTAGTTTCTCAGTGCAGAAATACTCGACTCACTGTACTCGAGTACTTTCATTTATACAACTTTATAAtccacacagaaaataaatatctattTGTGTAACTGCATTATACTAATTCATCTGACATGTAAACAGGCCTGAGGCGACTCTCCATCCTATTGGCTCTCAGCCCTGATGAGTGACCAATCACACGAGACTTTACTGACTCGGAAAATcatcttttaaactgacaaacatcatgtgtgacTCATGACAActcaaacaggatcaatactttatctgtctctcttcattcactaccAGACGAATGTTAAATCAAATGGGGTCCCATGAGGGAAACCGgaagggggcggggcttcagctctctataaagtgatgtcattaagCGGCTGTGTGCAGGTGCTGCAGCAGGTGATCAGAAGCTGCAGGTAACCAGACTCCTACACTCCTGTTCCCCCCGCTCACTGACTCATCTATTGATCTATTGatctattgattgattgattgattgattgattgatgggcACCACAATGGCGCCGCTGTCCATCCAGTCTGGAGTGAAATACGCCAAAACTCTGCTGCCGGACACTCTGATGAGGTGAGTGAACACAACTCGTGTTGAATGTTGGTGTGATCTGCTAAAGttagattaaaaacaaaaagcatgTATCTGTAAATAAATCGCCCTTATTCTTAAATCTTAACGTTTGACGGATGTGGTGCGTAATGTGGCGCATCTGGAGTTCATGAAACCAGCCGTGCGTAAAGACGTCACAGCAGCACCGCAGTGTGGATCTACTTTACACTGACGTGGACGACTgcaacagaatcagaatcaaaacACATGCACCCATACCCTGCTGAAGAagacagcatagaccagcaccaacacacaacatatgctggtcttgctggtgactaGTCCCCATCAAGACcagcatgttgtgttttgttgctggttttagtgctggtctatgctggttttctCAGCAGGGTATCACGCTGAGCAGTGTGTGATCAGTGTACTGATCCAGGTTCAGGTTCCTGTATTTGTGTCCGGAAGTGCAGCTGGTTCAGACAAAAAGACGTTTAACAAATGTACCAAGGACACAAACATGATAAAGTTTCTTTAAAGAACTCATCAGGATCAATACAAGAAccagaagagaagaaagaccCCACAACAATCCAGAACCAGTTCTACTGGTCTTTACCCACTTCAGGCGTCATATCCACATTATATTGATTATTGTTTTACAAAAAATCTCATTATGTTCATATTCTCAGTCCCACATTATTGTCTAAATATTGATATCGAGGTATTTGGTCAAGAATATTATGATGTTTGATTTTGCCGTCCAGTCTGAGAACTTTATGAACTTTAGAGATTTAAAATATGAACATGTGTTATGTTCTTTAATTAGAGGTCAGCTTGAGATgaatatattgatattgattgATGAACTATTTAATAAACTGGAGATAGATGTTTGTATATTAGTTGTAAAAGGAGTGAAGGTTAGAAAGAGGCAGATATGTTTCACTTCTCcttgtttattatgtttttatttttgtctgaaataaagtaattaattaattaatttttaatgtttgcttGGAATTCTGATTGTTCATATTGATGACTGACATCAGTGATCAGGTGTTAAAGGTTCTGGTCCTACTGGTTCACATGGATAAAAAGGTGAAACAGTTTGATGTAGGTGGATTCTGTCCCTCTCACCTGGCAGGTCCGTGTCAACAGTCCAGACCAGCATCTCTCGTCACATCCTGTCCTCGGACCAGCCTCGCTGTCTGAAGGTCTGCACCAGCAGCCGGAGGAGGCGGCGAGCTCTGGAGGCGTCGTCTCTGgacgagctgctgcagcaggtgagGTCACATCACACACCTGATGTCAGACAGCTGCTTGTTACATCCTCCGTACGTGGATCAGTGGTTTCCTTTGTGTTGGGTCTCAGGCGGCGAGGGTGTTCATGCTGTCCTGCCACTTCCTGACTCTGGTCCTGGAGGAGGACGGGACCGTGGTGGACTCTGAGGAGTTCTTCCAGTCTCTGCCCTCCAACACAGTGCTGATGGTTCTGGAGAAGGGAGAGATGTGGACGCAGAACAAGGTGAGCATGAAGTCAGGATGAGACTCAACGCTGCAGGGAAGATCTGTTCATCAACTCATCTATTCATCAATCAAAGATAATTAACCATTTAattgtcaaactgtcaaacttTGTATGGTTCCAGCTTGTtaaacatcaccagactccattaacaaatgtggttattttaagaattgttgcgttaaaacaaactttataacgtagtgaaactgtgtctctgacagattctgactcattgtgtccttgttgtaaattcagcattaaattttatacatgaagccaactattaaccacaacatcaccagactccattaacaaatgtagtgattttaaggaGTTGTTGTGTAGCGTAAAGCTTTataacattatgaaactgtgtgtgtgacagattgtaactcattgtgtccttgttgtaaattcagcattaaatctttcagctgaagttgtttgtctccttgtaaaaagtgtcagtttgtggcagcatgtctgtaccagcctgtctgctgctcCCTCCAGTTCTTCCACAGGATGGCAGCAAGTTCAAATGTTTGTGGccacattaaaggaacagttcacccagaaagTAAAACCCAGTCCTCCTCTCTTGCTTCACAGTAAATCGGCTCCACACAGCTCCTCCGTCACTTCCTATTCGGTCTTCTGTTGCAGATGTTCCCGAGCTTCCGTCAGCCGAAGAAGAACGGGATCGCcaaactgacctttgacctctacAAGCTGAACCCTAAAGACTTCCTGTGCTGCCTCGCCATCAAGGCCACGCTGTATGAGATGTACTCGCTGTCCTACGACTTCAGGTTCACCAGGATAAAACACGTCCTCAGGTGAgtccacctctgctgctgacaccGCGGTGGAaagtaattaagtacatttactccagtAATTAGGAGGAAAATGTACTTTAACccactgtttcaactgatccAACCACTGGACTAGTAACCacaatatcaccagactccctttaaaaattgCACAATTTTAAGAATTAAGGAGAAACTTTGCAAACTTTCAAACAGCTGCGACAGATTCTAAATcattggtgccttcttgtaaattcagcattaaatcaaaAAAGTTGTTTCATGAACacaatatcaccagactccattaacaaatagtgtgattttaagagttgttgcatgAAGAGAAACTTTATCAACTACGTGAAACATCGTCTCTGACAGATTCTGAGTTATTTGTTCTTTCTTCTAAATTCAGCGTTCAGTCCACCATATTAAGTTGTTTCTGTCCTTGTACAAACTGTTAGTTTATTGCAGGTAAAGCTTTTTCTCACcagccaacattgatcagctgtttgaacacactgtttacactgatttcaccatttacactccatttatgaaagaagaaacatgttattgatctaaacatgtcacatgttacaaagacactaaacagtaacaatataggctacttctttgtccccgtggagaaagtccccagactcccttaacaaatgtgtcagtttagtgagttgttgagttggagacactttataaactctgtgaaactctgtctctgactcattctgcattatttggaccttcttgttcattcagcaaatgttctacatgaacttctttctgtctttgagtagaaacatggagtctgtgtgtctctgtgatgtAAATGTCAGGTGTGATCAGGTGGATCTTGTTTTACCTGTGGGCTCTTCTCTTGCTGACTGATGCAGTCTGTGTGTTGTCGTCAGGTCGGTGCTGCGCTGCTTCACCTTCTTCACCAGACTGAGCGGTCAGCTGCTGCTCTACACGTCTTCATCGCTGCTGCAGTTCAGCGAAGACGACGACtgttagtgtgtgtttctgatctTTAAAGCTGATGATTCGTttcaacttcaaaataaaaagtttagTTCTGATTGATTTAATTCTGGctgtaaatcaaataaatgaataaagaccAGTTTTAACCTGAGTGCAGAGAAGATTTATTCATCAACTCATCTGTTAATCAAACAAAAGATAATTAACTATTTAGATTAATAGTTTATTAATTTTTAAAGTCACACTGTCAAACATTGTCTGGTTCCAGCTTGTTAagcatcaccagactccattaacaaatgtggtaattttaagagttgttgagttaaaacaaactttataacgtagtgaaactgtttctgtgacagattgtaactcattgtgtccttgttgtaaattcagcattaaatctttcagctgaagttgtttgtctccttgtaaaaagtgtcagtttgtggcagcatgtctgtaccagcctgtctgctgctcCCTCCAGTTCTTCCACAGGATGGCAGCAAGTCCAAATGTTTGTGTccacattaaaggaacagttcacccagaaagTAGTTCTGGATTAATTAAATTCTGACTGTAAATCAAATAAAGTTTTCTGATCTGTGAGCTTCTATAAACCAGGAGGTCTCACTCTGCAGGTTTACAGGAGACCTGCTGACCTCCTCCAGGTGTcactcagtttgttttgtttgaacatTCAAACCACCTGTACGTAAAAATATTCCGTTACATTAGAACCTTTAGCAGTTCAGACAAAACTACACCTTCAGTTATTCAGGTGATCAGCTGATATTCACATTTAATGATctgataaataaatgtgtataaTAAAACTGAGTGGAAGAAGAAAGTAGCAGAAGAGTAAATATACTCcgttacattccatcagtggGGTACAGTAGTTCTGCTGAGGGGGGCGGACTGGACCCAtggttgccccccccccccccccctcagggCGTGGTCGCGTGACCGCGCACGAGGAGGAGACGAAGCCGGCTGCGCGCTCCCGTGTGACAGACGCACGCCGACAGGGACACACGAGCAGAGCGCAGCCGGTACCAGAGACCCACACACGGAACCAACATGAGGGAGATCGTTCACATCCAGGCCGGACAGTGCGGGAACCAGATCGGGACCAAGGTAGGAAACAGACCGGGTCACCGCGAGCCGAACCCCCGCTGGGTTCTACAGCAGCGGGTCAGTGAGGTTCCGATCAGAGCCGGAGTAGATTTACTGCAGAACTCTGCCTCACTGACACTGTGAGGTACTTTACTCTCACTCTCTTCAGAGGCAAATAACACTCTAGTTACTTTACTTTAGTTACTCGTTACTTTACAGATCACATGCTGCAGTTTGAgaatgattttttaaatcttcaacTAGTCACAAAAAAGTTTcaatcatcagaaaaatgtaGAATATTGATCCACAGTAAACATCCgagaatgtaactgagtacttttCATCAAGTAACTAAGTGAGATTTTGAGTAAATTCactccattgttgttttcactcCTGACAGTTTTCATCCTGATCCAGAATAAAATCTCGCGTCctcttgtttcttctttctgtctcgttaatgtaaagattttaatagattttataCCAAACTGATCAATAACAGATCAGCTGGAGTCTCAGGAGCGCGTGAGAGAATGAATGAGAGCAGCGAGCACGACTGATCTGTGATCTGTGATAAACTCAGCACAGTGGTGAGGAGAGAACAGAGTCACTGTGAGAAAATGCAAGgaatctgacacacacacactcacacacactcacacacacagacacacacacagacacacacacacacacacacgcacacacacacacacacacacacacacacactcacacacatacacacacacacacacacactctcactcacacacacacacactgtccagtCACACAACTATTCAGTTTGTGGGCTGACATTCGGAGGAGTGAACGTCGTTTCCAGTGAAACATGAGCAGAGTCACTCTCTGTGACCCCAGAGGCTTCTGGGTAATGAAGCTGTGACTGTGTGGACAGTAACTCAGCTGTGACGCAGCTTCTCACACAGCAGGTTGTAAATTTAAGTTCAGAGAGGATGTGTCAGTGAACGCACCACGGAGACAGGAAGTCCCTGAATCAGCAGCACAGAATGATCtgaagattcttcttcttcttcttcttcttcttcttcttcttcttcttcttcagttctgGGAGGTGATCAGTGACGAGCACGGCATCGATCCTGCGGGGAGCTACGTGGGCGACTCATCACTGCAGCTGGACAGGATCAACGTCTACTACAATGAGGCCTCCTGTGAGTTCAACAcaacagctgacacacacacacagagagactcacactgactcacacacacactgactcacacacacacacacacatacactgactcacacacactcaggaggTCTGctgataataaaacataaatacatattttctgtCATCTTCATGTTTTAGAGctcattatttaaaaaacatcagttatttcagtttttttatttttttaataacattaaaCTTACACACTAAATAGTGATCATATACTGAAATAATAAGATTTAAAAGTTGCTTTACTGCAGCTTTTCCAAATAATTTATGACTTGAGACTTGAGCTGTGAAAGATGAGACGTTATTAAATTATTCTGACCTCTGACTTTAAATACAAATCTGATGTCGACCTTTATGTGATACGAGGATCATTCTTCTAAGATATTTCTTTTTATAGTTTACAAAAGTCTCTtgaatgacagaaaacattCCTTCATTTTTCACTGATTTATAATAAATAACTTTGAAGGATTctcgttgttgttttttcttgttcttcagTCAAACTTctaaaataaacagattttgTTCAGTGTCACTTGTTGGTAAAAATACGAGTTTCGTTTCCAGTAACGACTCTTCTGTGTTTGCGCAGCACATAAATACGTCCCCCGGGCCGTGTTGGTGGACCTGGAACCAGGAACCATGGACAGCGTTCGCTCGGGAGCCTTCGGGCAGCTCTTCAGACCAGACAACTTCATCTTTGGTAACTTTGGTTTATCTTAACTCACTGATTCACATTTGACTTCAGTTTTGTGAAAGTATACAGAGTAGTTAAAGTGAAAAGACTCATTTTAATTGTCTGATAATGCCTGAAGATCTTCTGCTGGACAGTTATCTGGAGGGTTAGAGTTAATTCTCTTAATCAGAGAAGCTAAAAGAGATAATTCTCTGTGAGTTCGTCACCATCAGAGACATTTCTGCAGAGGACGGGAGGAGCTGGAGAGCGATGAAAGTTTCCAGCATTGAACTTGTTCAGTAAACAGTGAGAAGACTCCAGGGTTTGTTTAATAAACTGATGTCTCagcaggagaagaagcagggagGCTGTAGATCTCTGTCCgccttaaacacacacatgaaatcaAACCCAGCAGCGACCCGTCCTCCCGATGCCCCGGCTGAGAAATGGGTCACCAGTCGAGAGTGTGTCTGCGTGCACATTCCCATCTGTTGTGGCGATCATTTTACAGTTCACACATGGGCTTTCTCTGTGCTGATTGGTtgtctgcaggtcagacaggtgCTGGGAACAACTGGGCCAAAGGTCACTACACGGAGGGGGCGGAGCTCGTGGATTCGGTTCTGGACATAGTGAGGAAGGAGTGTGAGCACTGCGACTGTCTCCAGGTGAAGATGCGTCAGGAGACATCATGAATGTTGCTCCAGGAACATTTTGTGATACTGTTCACTAATTTATACACAGCTCACTTATTATGTTTTATCAGTTTTCAATTGCTTATAAACTTGGTGAGCTGCATTGTTGGTCCTCAAGCAAGCTGACAGCAATTCCCCATTTCCAAAggttttttatataaatgttcAGACATTAACGGTTGTCTCAACAGCTCCTCAAAGTACTTCAGCTTGTTGTAGAGTATTGGACCTCAGAACTATTTGGGTTCATCAAAAACTGTAAATCTGTAGCTTCATTAGGCTGAACTCACAGTTATGACTTGTTGTCAGAGTCCTTTTAAAAACACGTTTTACTTAAACGTTCAAAGACACAAATATCTGAGAACAAATCCCGACTCTCCT
Coding sequences:
- the hus1 gene encoding checkpoint protein HUS1, giving the protein MKFRGKIIDVACLNHFTRVVTTISKLTKICVLRLTPDNLFFVLSGKVANGGVSMWCELSQANFFDEYQMEGVSSEDNEICLEVTPENLSRALKTVQNAKAVKLKLTKKHCPCLTIAAELPTLSSISRVVTHDVPVDVIPRRLWHEFKEPSMPDFDVSIYLPPLKTMKNVVDRMKNLSNFLVMEANLNGEMNLKIETDLVSVTTHFKDLGNPPWGDDASQDGGPSQSRDPEDMAQARVDIRKLQQFLMGQQVNPSKAMCNIVHERVVHLILLHEDVSLQYFIPAVA
- the cidea gene encoding cell death activator CIDE-A, whose protein sequence is MGTTMAPLSIQSGVKYAKTLLPDTLMRSVSTVQTSISRHILSSDQPRCLKVCTSSRRRRRALEASSLDELLQQAARVFMLSCHFLTLVLEEDGTVVDSEEFFQSLPSNTVLMVLEKGEMWTQNKMFPSFRQPKKNGIAKLTFDLYKLNPKDFLCCLAIKATLYEMYSLSYDFRFTRIKHVLRSVLRCFTFFTRLSGQLLLYTSSSLLQFSEDDDC